From Daucus carota subsp. sativus chromosome 6, DH1 v3.0, whole genome shotgun sequence, the proteins below share one genomic window:
- the LOC108225059 gene encoding cytochrome c oxidase subunit 5b-1, mitochondrial isoform X1, whose amino-acid sequence MLSQVPPSHSNGPDLFVKQTSFGSAIVLEEKLLKPLKLLETSTTMWRRRLSTHLTALSLPASFSSPLTAASSSTTSFRPIFSLLSRHFTAPSDYAAGATESENVGISKKTVGDVKREELEALLDGHQIRDVDYPEGHFGTKKSPALIKSYYDKRIIGCPGPDGEDEHDIVWLWLEKGKPRECPVCSQYFELEVVAGPGGSPDGHDDENQH is encoded by the exons ATGTTGTCACAAGTCCCACCCTCCCACAGCAACGGTCCCGATTTGTTTGTTAAGCAAACATCGTTCGGGAGTGCCATCGTGCTCGAAGAAAAGTTGTTAAAACCCTTGAAGCTACTTGAAACTTCCACAACTATGTGGAGAAGAAGGCTCTCCACGCACCTCACTGCTCTCTCTCTCCCCGCTTCCTTCAGTTCGCCACTCACCGCCGCCTCTTCTTCTACGACGTCGTTTCGCCCCATCTTCTCTCTCCTATCTCGTCATTTCACCGCGCCTTCTG ATTATGCAGCAGGAGCAACTGAATCTGAGAATGTAGGTATTAGTAAAAAAACAGTCGGTGATGTGAAGCGCGAGGAGCTCGAAGCCTTGCTTGAT GGACATCAAATTCGGGATGTAGACTATCCTGAAGGTCATTTCGGCACAAAG AAGTCACCCGCTTTAATTAAATCATACTATGATAAAAGAATTATCGGATGCCCTGGACCTGATGGAG AGGACGAGCATGATATCGTTTGGCTCTGGTTAGAAAAGGGAAAGCCCCGCGAGTGCCCGGTATGTTCACAGTATTTTGAG TTGGAAGTTGTCGCTGGCCCGGGAGGATCTCCGGATGGGCATGATGATGAGAATCAACACTAA
- the LOC108225059 gene encoding cytochrome c oxidase subunit 5b-2, mitochondrial isoform X2, protein MLSQVPPSHSNGPDLFVKQTSFGSAIVLEEKLLKPLKLLETSTTMWRRRLSTHLTALSLPASFSSPLTAASSSTTSFRPIFSLLSRHFTAPSAGATESENVGISKKTVGDVKREELEALLDGHQIRDVDYPEGHFGTKKSPALIKSYYDKRIIGCPGPDGEDEHDIVWLWLEKGKPRECPVCSQYFELEVVAGPGGSPDGHDDENQH, encoded by the exons ATGTTGTCACAAGTCCCACCCTCCCACAGCAACGGTCCCGATTTGTTTGTTAAGCAAACATCGTTCGGGAGTGCCATCGTGCTCGAAGAAAAGTTGTTAAAACCCTTGAAGCTACTTGAAACTTCCACAACTATGTGGAGAAGAAGGCTCTCCACGCACCTCACTGCTCTCTCTCTCCCCGCTTCCTTCAGTTCGCCACTCACCGCCGCCTCTTCTTCTACGACGTCGTTTCGCCCCATCTTCTCTCTCCTATCTCGTCATTTCACCGCGCCTTCTG CAGGAGCAACTGAATCTGAGAATGTAGGTATTAGTAAAAAAACAGTCGGTGATGTGAAGCGCGAGGAGCTCGAAGCCTTGCTTGAT GGACATCAAATTCGGGATGTAGACTATCCTGAAGGTCATTTCGGCACAAAG AAGTCACCCGCTTTAATTAAATCATACTATGATAAAAGAATTATCGGATGCCCTGGACCTGATGGAG AGGACGAGCATGATATCGTTTGGCTCTGGTTAGAAAAGGGAAAGCCCCGCGAGTGCCCGGTATGTTCACAGTATTTTGAG TTGGAAGTTGTCGCTGGCCCGGGAGGATCTCCGGATGGGCATGATGATGAGAATCAACACTAA
- the LOC108225059 gene encoding cytochrome c oxidase subunit 5b-2, mitochondrial isoform X3 has product MLSQVPPSHSNGPDLFVKQTSFGSAIVLEEKLLKPLKLLETSTTMWRRRLSTHLTALSLPASFSSPLTAASSSTTSFRPIFSLLSRHFTAPSDYAAGATESENVGISKKTVGDVKREELEALLDGHQIRDVDYPEGHFGTKKSPALIKSYYDKRIIGCPGPDGEDEHDIVWLWLEKGKPRECPLEVVAGPGGSPDGHDDENQH; this is encoded by the exons ATGTTGTCACAAGTCCCACCCTCCCACAGCAACGGTCCCGATTTGTTTGTTAAGCAAACATCGTTCGGGAGTGCCATCGTGCTCGAAGAAAAGTTGTTAAAACCCTTGAAGCTACTTGAAACTTCCACAACTATGTGGAGAAGAAGGCTCTCCACGCACCTCACTGCTCTCTCTCTCCCCGCTTCCTTCAGTTCGCCACTCACCGCCGCCTCTTCTTCTACGACGTCGTTTCGCCCCATCTTCTCTCTCCTATCTCGTCATTTCACCGCGCCTTCTG ATTATGCAGCAGGAGCAACTGAATCTGAGAATGTAGGTATTAGTAAAAAAACAGTCGGTGATGTGAAGCGCGAGGAGCTCGAAGCCTTGCTTGAT GGACATCAAATTCGGGATGTAGACTATCCTGAAGGTCATTTCGGCACAAAG AAGTCACCCGCTTTAATTAAATCATACTATGATAAAAGAATTATCGGATGCCCTGGACCTGATGGAG AGGACGAGCATGATATCGTTTGGCTCTGGTTAGAAAAGGGAAAGCCCCGCGAGTGCCCG TTGGAAGTTGTCGCTGGCCCGGGAGGATCTCCGGATGGGCATGATGATGAGAATCAACACTAA